From Micromonospora sp. NBC_01699, a single genomic window includes:
- a CDS encoding TetR/AcrR family transcriptional regulator, with the protein MTAAAESGAQTAGRPTRLPRSARRKQLLAAAQEVFVAQGYHAAAMDDIAERAGVSKPVLYQHFPGKLELYLALLDTHADAIVAMVRDAMAATTDNKERVSGAVRVYFDFIDHKSEAFRLVFESDLRNEPAVRDRVDRVERGCIAAIADTIISTTGVHRARAELLASGLVGAAETAAQFWLAGGRQVPKSEAEALLAALSWRGIASFPLQGESA; encoded by the coding sequence ATGACCGCTGCTGCGGAGAGCGGTGCGCAGACAGCAGGCCGACCCACCCGGCTGCCTCGCTCGGCCCGGCGTAAGCAGTTGCTGGCCGCCGCTCAGGAGGTTTTTGTCGCCCAGGGTTACCACGCGGCGGCGATGGACGACATCGCGGAGCGGGCCGGGGTCTCCAAGCCGGTGCTCTACCAGCACTTCCCGGGCAAGCTTGAGCTGTACCTGGCACTGCTGGACACGCACGCCGACGCGATCGTGGCGATGGTCCGGGACGCGATGGCGGCGACCACGGACAACAAGGAGCGGGTCAGCGGCGCGGTACGGGTGTACTTCGACTTCATCGACCACAAGAGCGAGGCGTTCCGGCTGGTCTTCGAGTCGGACCTGCGCAACGAGCCGGCGGTACGGGACCGGGTCGACCGGGTCGAGCGGGGGTGCATCGCGGCGATCGCCGACACGATCATCTCGACCACCGGCGTACACCGGGCGCGGGCCGAACTGCTCGCCTCCGGCCTGGTCGGCGCGGCCGAGACGGCGGCCCAGTTCTGGCTCGCCGGCGGCCGTCAGGTGCCGAAGTCCGAGGCGGAGGCGCTGCTCGCCGCGCTCTCCTGGCGTGGCATCGCCAGCTTCCCCCTCCAGGGCGAGTCGGCC